The nucleotide sequence TCCAGCTCCTAATCCGCCGGAAGTCGTATAGCCATCTTCCATAACTTTTCGGATTTCTCGGATTCCAGGACCATTATCTAAGGCTACGATTCGCAGTCCTTTTTTTCCTAATTGATTGATCGGTTCGATGCAAATCTTTCCTCGACCGGCATATAAATAGATATTACGTGCAAGTTCGGAAATCGCTGTTGTGATTCTGGCTTGATCAACATTTCCGAAACCAAGCTCTTTAGCCATGTTTCTTCCAAGTTGACGGGCACTTACGATGTCCCA is from Fictibacillus sp. b24 and encodes:
- a CDS encoding anti-sigma regulatory factor, producing MDIQSCVEVRNEWDIVSARQLGRNMAKELGFGNVDQARITTAISELARNIYLYAGRGKICIEPINQLGKKGLRIVALDNGPGIREIRKVMEDGYTTSGGLGAGLPGVKRLMDEFSIESTVDVGTEISATKWLR